The genomic region CTTGCACAACCAGCCAAGACTAAGGCCGCAACAAGTACGCTTAGCAACATACGCCTTGATTTCATCTTTCAACTTCAACTCCTTATTTTGTAGCTTGCAATCCTACACGTAACCCCTACGTTTTCTTTCATTTCTTGTTTTTTTAATTACCTCCTTCCTATGGTTATAGTTACGGGTTAACCAAAGAACGCAAAAAGACACCCTAATTGGGAAATAGTTTAGATAACCTGTAGAGAACGGTCATAAGTGGTTAAATACTCGAACCCATCCTTGGCAACCACAACTGTATCTTCCACCTGTAATCCAGCAAACCCAAGTTCATAATAAGGTGTCTCTACATTGATCACCATGCCCTCTTCTAACATTGTAGTATCAGCCGCAGTTATTGAGGGTAAATCGTAGCACTCAATACCAATACCGTGACCGCAATGGTGGCGCTCATAATGGGGTATGCCCATAGCTCGTGTGACCGCAATCGCCTTGTTAAAAACGTCGGCCGCAGTTATCCCAGGCTTAATAATGTTGATCGCAGCCTGTTCTCCATCTAGCAATGCCTGGTAATATTGCTTCACCTTGTCCGATGGGGTGCCAAAGCTGGCTATGCGAGCGATGTCAGAACAATAAGATTCATACACACAACCAACATCAAAACGGATCAAGTCTCCTTTTTTCAGCTTGTGATCTGATGGTATGGTGTTAATCATAGCCGTGCGGCTTCCAACCCCAATACACGTCAAAAGCGGTCTCGCTCCAGCTGATACAATCGAGCGGCAGAACACTGCCTCAAGCTCGCGCTCACTTATGCCCTCTTCCGCTGCCTCCAACGTAGCTGCGATCGCTTGTTCAGTGATACGAGCAGACTCTCTGAGCCGCCGCAACTCTTCTGGGGTTTTAACCATCCTGATTACCTTAAGTAAGTCATAGCCTTCTATGATCTGGGCTTTATCAAATTTAGCATGCAACTCTTTTTTTATTGCTGGGGTCATGCCAATAGTATCGATTGCAATTCTGGATTGTCCCACCCCTAACCTCTTCAATGCCTGGGCGAGAGCGTCGAGGGGCGTTTTGCTTCTTTCAAGTTGGTGATACTTCCAAAGACGATCAAATTCTGGCCGTTGTTCGCCACTATGGTCACGGTAAACAAAAAAACTACCGTAGGTTTCTACCGGTCCGAAGGGGCCTTTATCGGCCATACAATCTAGATCCCCAATTGGTGCAACTACCACTGGTGGTGTTTCGATGTCGGCAGTAATGACAGCATACACTTGGGTATCGCGAATTAAGTTTTGACTAAGGCTATAATAACCGGACAGATAATTGACATTGGCAGCATAAGAAGCAACAAGGGCATCGACATTATGCTCTTTCATCAGTGCTATTGCCCTGGCTTTGTTGATAAGCATTTTTTTACCTCCCATTAAATGCTTGAACTAAAATGATAGTGTTCCTTTAACACTTTCGCCAGTTGTTTTAATTCCGGCTCGACCACCGGAAGGTCTCCCTTCTTTTGGCTAGTACTTCCAGGGTCTTTAAGCCCTGATGAAGTAACAATACCTATAGCTGATGATATTCCAGTCAAAAGTCCCAACCTTTTCATTTTGCAAAGAGCTGCGATAGATGAGGCTGAAGCCGGCTCAGCATATAGACCTTCACGTCCCAATATCTCTTGTGCCGCCATAATATCCTTATCGCTAACTTCGATTGCCATTCCATCTGAATCCTGAATGGTTTTAAAAGCAGCATAACTGCTGATGGTCCCATTAATGGAAAAAGCCACCGAGTCCCGAGCCGGGACTGTCTGAGGATAGTCTAAGTTTTCTTTCAGCGCGTGGGACAATGGGCCCCCCATCAACTCAACAGCTACCATCCGTGGTGTTTTATCGATTAATCCTAGGAGTTTTGCCTCCTTGAATCCGCGCCAGATCCCAAAAAATCCTTCGCCGTTGGCAACTGGACAAAGAATTAAATCGGGAACATCCCAATCAAGCTGAAGGCAAAGCTCATAGGCAATAGTCTTATACCCCTCAACGCCATAGGGATTACCAGTAGGAAGCGGGGTTGCATAAGTGCCTAGGGGATACCAATTGAGGTTATGAACTCCGTGCGTAATAAATTTAAATCTCCCTGCCCAGGTAGTGGCGATAACCTTGGCCCCATAACCTTGCATCAAACCCTTCATAGCGAGAGGAATAGTTGGCAAAGTAAACACAATACAATCAAGCCCAGCTTTGGCCGCATAGGCTGCGGTCGCAGCACCATGGTTGCCAGTCGAAGCTATTGTCGTAACAGCAGCCCCAAATTCCAACGCTTTCGCAGTAGCCACGCAAGCCAATCGGTCTTTATAAGACCAGGTGGGATTCCGTGATTCATCTTTGACCATAACTTTTAGTCCTAAATCTTCCGACGACCGCCCACATTTTACTAGCGGGGTTCCGCCTTCTTGAAGACTGATCTGATAGGCAGCGGGGCCGACTGGTAGCAAAGGCGCATACTTCCAGAGACCCTCTCCCTTCCAAGCAGCAAATGCCTGCCGGCTTAGGTTAACGCTGATACGACCATAATCGTAGTCGACAGCTACGTTAGCGGAAAAATGTTCACTTCGGCAGCGGGGGCATCCCTCAAACATAGGGGAAATGGGATACTGTTCCTCACAATTAATACATTTCAATCCCTTAACAAAACTGTCCATACCATAATCCTGTCCTTTCTACCTTCGAGCTCTTAGGTGTAACTATAATGCTACCCCCCATCGGTGATAACTAGGGTTAACGCTCCCAACCCTGTTATCTAATCGATGTAAGCCCAATTATAATACTAGCAGCACTTTCTACTTTCTAGTTAAAACGACCAAAGTACAGGCTTAAATACTAAGTTGGATCAGTTCGCGGCTGGATTTACTTAAATAACGCGCACCATAACGGGTAACTTCTACTGTATCTTCGACCTGAATTCCACCCCAGCCGAGTTCATAGTAAGGGGTTTCTACACAAAGTACCATCCCAGCCTCAAGGGGGATTTTTACATCCGGGGCCAACAGGGGCCAATCGTATATTTCAAGACCGATCCCATGACCACAATGGTGGCGATTGTAGTGAGGGATCCCAGCTTCCCTCGTCCGATTAACGGCAGTACGAAAGATTACATCGGCACCTATTCCAGGCCGTATTTCTTTAACTGCCTGCTCTTCACCAAACAAAATAGCCTGATAATACTCGAATACTTTATCCTCGTAGCTACCGACCACTGCCGTTCTGGCTAGATCAGAAGAATAGCCCTGGTAAACACAGCCAAAATCAAACCGGATAATGGAACCATCTTTGACCGCTTGGGCAGTATTGATGGTATCGGAAAAAGCACTGCGTTCATCAATGGTGACAACATTAAAATAGGGGATCGCCCCTCGCGCTACCACTTCTTCCATGTAGCGTTGCCCTATTTCGAGCTCAGTTGTACCCACCTTTATTTCTGGCAGAACGGCAAACAACGACTGTTCGGCAATCTCGGCTGAGCACTCAAGTAGGGCTATCTCGTGTTTATGCTTAATCATACGTATTTGGCTAAATATATTAGAAGCATGAACAAACTCGAGGTGAGGGCAAGCCTCGGCTAGCCCTCGCCATAATTGCGGCGTTAAGCGCCCTTCGTCTAAGCCAACCCGACCGCGCTTGATCCCCATATTATGCAAAGTTTTGACCAAAGCCCGAAGGCTATCTTGTTCCCGGCGACTAATAATGTTTTCAATATTTTCAATCCCACCAGCTGGGAATGTAAAGAAAAACTCCCCAAACGCATGAATGTCCGTATTTGGGAAACGCTCTAAGGCTGTTGGGACCTCGGCTGTCGGTATGACCAGGGAAACCTCATTTTTATCCACTCCATAAACTGCAAAAATAAGGTTCCGGCTCAGGATTTGATGACCAATACTTTCGTAACCAGACATGTAATAAATATTTTCCGGGAGCGATGCAACTAAGGCTGTTAATCCGTGCTCTACCATGGCCGTTTCAATTCGTTCTTTTTTAAAATCTGCAAACTGC from Bacillota bacterium harbors:
- a CDS encoding aminopeptidase P family protein, giving the protein MLINKARAIALMKEHNVDALVASYAANVNYLSGYYSLSQNLIRDTQVYAVITADIETPPVVVAPIGDLDCMADKGPFGPVETYGSFFVYRDHSGEQRPEFDRLWKYHQLERSKTPLDALAQALKRLGVGQSRIAIDTIGMTPAIKKELHAKFDKAQIIEGYDLLKVIRMVKTPEELRRLRESARITEQAIAATLEAAEEGISERELEAVFCRSIVSAGARPLLTCIGVGSRTAMINTIPSDHKLKKGDLIRFDVGCVYESYCSDIARIASFGTPSDKVKQYYQALLDGEQAAINIIKPGITAADVFNKAIAVTRAMGIPHYERHHCGHGIGIECYDLPSITAADTTMLEEGMVINVETPYYELGFAGLQVEDTVVVAKDGFEYLTTYDRSLQVI
- a CDS encoding pyridoxal-phosphate dependent enzyme, translating into MDSFVKGLKCINCEEQYPISPMFEGCPRCRSEHFSANVAVDYDYGRISVNLSRQAFAAWKGEGLWKYAPLLPVGPAAYQISLQEGGTPLVKCGRSSEDLGLKVMVKDESRNPTWSYKDRLACVATAKALEFGAAVTTIASTGNHGAATAAYAAKAGLDCIVFTLPTIPLAMKGLMQGYGAKVIATTWAGRFKFITHGVHNLNWYPLGTYATPLPTGNPYGVEGYKTIAYELCLQLDWDVPDLILCPVANGEGFFGIWRGFKEAKLLGLIDKTPRMVAVELMGGPLSHALKENLDYPQTVPARDSVAFSINGTISSYAAFKTIQDSDGMAIEVSDKDIMAAQEILGREGLYAEPASASSIAALCKMKRLGLLTGISSAIGIVTSSGLKDPGSTSQKKGDLPVVEPELKQLAKVLKEHYHFSSSI
- a CDS encoding aminopeptidase P family protein; amino-acid sequence: MLQFADFKKERIETAMVEHGLTALVASLPENIYYMSGYESIGHQILSRNLIFAVYGVDKNEVSLVIPTAEVPTALERFPNTDIHAFGEFFFTFPAGGIENIENIISRREQDSLRALVKTLHNMGIKRGRVGLDEGRLTPQLWRGLAEACPHLEFVHASNIFSQIRMIKHKHEIALLECSAEIAEQSLFAVLPEIKVGTTELEIGQRYMEEVVARGAIPYFNVVTIDERSAFSDTINTAQAVKDGSIIRFDFGCVYQGYSSDLARTAVVGSYEDKVFEYYQAILFGEEQAVKEIRPGIGADVIFRTAVNRTREAGIPHYNRHHCGHGIGLEIYDWPLLAPDVKIPLEAGMVLCVETPYYELGWGGIQVEDTVEVTRYGARYLSKSSRELIQLSI